The Mixophyes fleayi isolate aMixFle1 chromosome 1, aMixFle1.hap1, whole genome shotgun sequence genome includes a region encoding these proteins:
- the CFAP184 gene encoding cilia- and flagella-associated protein 184, whose protein sequence is MQSPAPSTGQTAATGFTAQEDRAGTQPAGDMSEGGKQPSTGQEDAGEAITGQEAAQEPSTGQEDAREPSAGQEDAREPGTSHEGDREPGTSHEGDREPGTSRKGDREPGTSREGDREPGTSREGDREPGTSREGDREPGTSHEGDREHGTSHEGDREPGKGVEGDKEQSAEEEEGRITINEDIYSSQPQIEDLMGSPSEPHPESAEQAVIPEEGELETSVETDQRGPYTAEYQETLPEEQEEDTQPHVDKEEEGEDNPQEEVEQSQENPRETSENDQVQEELIQLYHSLVLEREKVQQQNSQLQHKLYEYFRRKKGEEARPEIEKHISDQEQRYLKYLTTLEEMRKQYQENAAHHEEQIEELSGQCQAVVSQIDREWTAFQEQKKKVALFGGSRRGTGKHATTSFAQELEQLQFKEERKEKEVIQVRLENVKLKNQIHRYESTLRSREELAEGLHLIDFEQLKIENQTYNEKIEERNEELLKLRKKITNTVQVLTHLKEKLQFVQAENQEQKERLMEVEALLAYKRDILTKTKQARDSLRMDNLKLKQKCGLLGNKVLLRDYEDKVDSTEKLSQRLESLKRRHAELTLTSKGIIKKIDEAKFVLED, encoded by the coding sequence ATGCAGTCACCGGCACCCAGCACCGGCCAGACTGCAGCCACTGGCTTCACCGCACAGGAGGACCGGGCTGGGACCCAGCCAGCTGGAGACATGAGTGAGGGCGGAAAACAGCCAAGTACCGGTCAGGAAGATGCTGGAGAGGCAATTACAGGTCAGGAAGCTGCTCAAGAGCCAAGTACTGGTCAGGAAGATGCTCGAGAGCCAAGTGCTGGTCAAGAAGATGCTCGAGAACCTGGTACCAGTCATGAAGGCGATAGAGAACCTGGTACCAGTCATGAGGGCGATAGAGAACCTGGTACCAGTCGTAAAGGCGATAGAGAACCTGGTACCAGTCGTGAAGGCGATAGAGAACCTGGTACCAGTCGTGAAGGCGATAGAGAACCTGGTACCAGTCGTGAAGGTGATAGAGAACCTGGTACCAGTCATGAAGGCGACAGAGAGCATGGAACCAGTCATGAAGGTGACCGAGAGCCTGGTAAGGGGGTGGAAGGTGATAAAGagcagagtgcagaggaggaagAGGGCAGGATTACCATAAATGAAGATATTTATTCATCACAGCCGCAAATTGAAGACCTTATGGGCTCACCCTCAGAACCCCACCCTGAATCTGCAGAGCAGGCTGTGATCCCAGAGGAAGGGGAGCTGGAGACGTCTGTGGAGACAGATCAGCGGGGTCCATATACAGCAGAGTATCAGGAGACTCTCCCTGAGGAACAGGAGGAGGACACCCAACCTCATGTAGACAaagaagaggaaggagaagatAACCCCCAAGAGGAAGTTGAGCAGTCGCAGGAGAACCCAAGGGAGACGTCTGAAAACGACCAGGTTCAGGAAGAACTTATCCAACTGTATCATTCTCTGGTTTTGGAAAGAGAGAAGGTCCAGCAGCAGAACTCTCAGCTCCAGCACAAATTGTATGAGTATTTCAGACGAAAGAAAGGAGAAGAAGCACGGCCGGAGATTGAGAAGCACATCTCTGATCAGGAGCAACGCTACCTCAAGTACCTGACCACACTGGAGGAGATGAGAAAGCAGTACCAAGAAAATGCTGCTCATCATGAGGAGCAGATTGAAGAGCTCAGTGGCCAGTGTCAGGCAGTTGTAAGTCAAATAGACAGGGAGTGGACTGCTTTCCAAGAGCAGAAGAAGAAAGTCGCCTTGTTTGGAGGCAGTCGACGAGGAACTGGGAAGCATGCAACAACTTCCTTTGCCCAAGAATTGGAACAACTGCAATTCAAGGAGGAGCGCAAGGAGAAGGAAGTCATCCAAGTACGTCTAGAGAACGTCAAGCTCAAAAATCAGATACATCGCTACGAATCTACTTTACGTTCCAGAGAAGAGTTGGCTGAAGGTTTGCACCTTATTGACTTTGAGCAGCTGAAAATTGAAAACCAGACATACAATGAGAAAATTGAAGAAAGAAACGAAGAGCTACTCAAGCTCAGAAAGAAAATTACTAACACGGTACAGGTGCTGACCCACTTGAAAGAAAAATTACAGTTTGTTCAGGCAGAAAACCAAGAGCAAAAAGAAAGATTGATGGAGGTAGAAGCACTGCTGGCCTACAAAAGGGACATTTTGACCAAAACCAAACAGGCTAGAGACAGCCTGAGGATGGACAACCTGAAACTAAAACAAAAATGTGGGCTGCTTGGCAACAAGGTTCTTCTTAGAGACTATGAAGACAAAGTAGATTCTACGGAGAAGCTTAGTCAGAGACTGGAGAGCCTAAAGCGACGTCATGCCGAACTAACTCTGACCAGTAAAGGCATAATAAAGAAAATAGATGAAGCCAAGTTTGTCTTGGAAGATTAA
- the TADA2B gene encoding transcriptional adapter 2-beta, with product MADLGKKYCVYCLADVTSLRLRCTECQDIELCTECFSAGAEIGNHRRWHGYQLVDGGRFTLWGPEAEGGWTSREEQLLLDAIEQFGFGNWEDMAAHVGASRTPQEVMEHYVSMYIHGNLGKACIPDSIPNRVTDHTCPTGGPLSPSLTTPLPPLDITVQEQQQLGYMPLRDDYEIEYDQNAETLISGLSVNYDDDDVEVELKESCVDMYVRKLKERQRRKNIARDYNLVPAFLGKDKKEKEKPVKRKISKEEKELPLKLRPLFQFMSSKEIEDFFENMHKERMLRAKLRELQRYRRNGITKLEESAEYEAARHKREKRKENKNIASSKRGREDGKEGEFAAIENLSGFELLSDREKVLCSSLNLSPTRYLTVKTIIIKDHLQKRQGIPSKSRLPSYLDKVLKKRILNFLTESGWISRDAS from the exons ATGGCGGACCTGGGCAAGAAATACTGCGTCTACTGCCTGGCCGATGTCACCAGCCTGCGGCTCCGCTGCACCGAGTGCCAGGACATCGAGCTGTGCACGGAATGCTTCTCGGCCGGGGCGGAGATCGGTAACCACCGCCGGTGGCACGGCTATCAGCTGGTGGACGGCGGCCGGTTCACTCTGTGGGGACCAGAGGCGGAGGGAGGATGGACGAGCAGGGAAGAGCAGCTGCTGCTCGATGCCATCGAGCAGTTTGGCTTCGGGAATTGG GAGGACATGGCTGCCCATGTGGGGGCTTCTCGGACTCCCCAGGAAGTGATGGAACACTACGTCAGCATGTATATCCATGGGAACCTCGGCAAAGCCTGCATTCCGGATAGTATTCCCAACAGAGTAACGGACCACACTTGTCCCACAGGAGGTCCTCTGTCCCCCAGCCTGACCACACCATTACCCCCCTTAGACATCACCgtgcaggagcagcagcagctcgGTTACATGCCTCTTCGTGATGACTACGAGATCGAGTATGATCAGAACGCCGAGACTCTAATCAGCGGCCTGTCCGTCAACTATGACGACGATGACGTGGAAGTAGAACTCAAGGAATCCTGCGTGGACATGTACGTACGGAAACTGAAAGAGAGGCAACGGAGGAAGAACATAGCGCGGGATTACAACTTGGTGCCCGCGTTTTTGGGGAAAGATAAAAAGGAGAAAGAGAAGCCAGTCAAAAGAAAAATCTCTAAAGAGGAAAAAGAGCTTCCGTTAAAACTGAGGCCGCTCTTCCAGTTTATGTCCAGTAAAGAGATTGAGGACTTCTTTGAGAACATGCACAAAGAACGGATGTTGAGGGCCAAACTCCGAGAGCTGCAGAGGTACCGCAGGAACGGCATCACAAAGTTGGAGGAATCGGCCGAATACGAAGCTGCCCGACACAAGCGGGAAAAGAGGAAAGAGAATAAAAACATTGCGAGCTCTAAGAGGGGTAGAGAAGACGGGAAAGAGGGGGAATTCGCTGCCATTGAAAACCTCTCCGGCTTTGAGCTACTATCGGACAGAGAAAAGGTGCTATGCAGTTCCCTAAACTTAAGCCCTACTCGCTACTTGACTGTCAAAACTATTATCATTAAGGACCACCTCCAAAAAAGACAGGGAATTCCATCAAAGAGTCGTCTGCCCAGTTATTTGGATAAGGTCTTAAAGAAAAGGATTTTAAATTTCTTAACAGAAAGTGGCTGGATATCCAGAGATGCTTCTTga